A window of the Odocoileus virginianus isolate 20LAN1187 ecotype Illinois chromosome 20, Ovbor_1.2, whole genome shotgun sequence genome harbors these coding sequences:
- the ARHGEF1 gene encoding rho guanine nucleotide exchange factor 1 isoform X1, protein MEAEDGARGAPPGPPRPGLVPVSIIGAEDEDFEIELKTNPEEQNNQFQNLDQVKRRPAHLMALLQHVAMQFEPGPLLCCLHADMLGSLGPKEFKKAFIDFYHSFLDKHSILRVMVPPSVAFELDRTRPDLFPEDLQRQFVQEVVQSQQVAVVRQLEDFRSKKLMGMTPWEQELAQLGAWVARDRASYEARERHLAERQLTHLEEMQHTISNDEEKSAAVVNAISLYMRHLGVRTKSGDKKSGRNFFRKKMIGNRRSDEPTKTKKGLSSFLDAARWNRGEPQAPDFRHLKVEVDAEKPGLTERKGGQGAPSRDRNLGGPGQDSPGVSLHPLSGDSPDREPGVDALLEVGDPPPQGPASLDTPAPPETAEEGADTERLSGRLGRSESLRVSDRRRPSRGSLGAKGRGGGRSRSDVDMDPSSATAVLGPARRATPEPGDEGEPGRSGLELEPEEPPGWRELVPQDILHSLPRSQVKRQEVISELLVTEAAHVRMLRVLHDLFYQPMAEGGYFSQQELQTIFPSLDELIEVHSLFLDCLMKRRQDSGYLVEEIGDVLLARFDGAEGSWFQKISSRFCSRQSFALEQLKSKQRKEPRFCTFVQEAESRPRCRRLQLKDMIPTEMQRLTKYPLLLQSIAQNTEESAEREKVERAAECCREILQHVNYAVRDMEDLLRLKDYQRRLDLTHLRQSNDPMLSEFKNLDITRKRLIHEGPLTWRVTKDKAVEVHVLLLDDLLLLLQRQDDRFLLKSHSRTLTPTPDGKTMLRPVLRLTSAMTREVATDHKAFYVIFTWDHEAQIYELVAQTVSERRIWCTIITETAGCLKVPAPTSRPKHRPGPSSTREPLLSSSENGNGSREMPPVDGRMERLFNSLLPFCRQGLEGQLAAKALQKVLTLKQLLLPSEEDSGAGPPLEGDGVPGGGPSSPTQHQEIREELLSLEETIKQLEEVEEEFCRLRLLLSQLGENSVPQSGCT, encoded by the exons CTCTGCTGCCTGCATGCGGACATGCTCGGCTCCCTGGGCCCCAAGGAGTTCAAGAAGGCCTTCATCGACTTCTACCACAGCTTCCTGGATAAGCACTCG ATTCTACGAGTGATGGTCCCTCCCTCCGTGGCCTTTGAACTTG ACCGCACGCGGCCTGACCTCTTCCCTGAGGACCTCCAGCGACAGTTCGTGCAGGAGGTGGTGCAGAGCCAGCAGGTAGCCGTGGTCCGGCAGCTGGAGGACTTTCGCTCCAAGAAGCTCATGGGCATGACACCCTGGGAGCAGGAGCTGGCCCAGCTGGGGGCCTGGGTGGCGCGGGACCGTGCCAGCTATGAGGCCCGGGAGCGGCACCTGGCTGAGCGGCAACTGACCCACCTGGAGGAGATGCA GCACACCATCTCTAATGATGAGGAGAAGAG TGCTGCTGTGGTCAATGCCATCAGCCTGTACATGCGGCACCTTGGGGTGCGGACCAAGAGTGGGGACAAGAAGTCCGGGAGGAATTTCTTTCGGAAAAAG ATGATAGGGAACCGGCGGTCAGATGAACCGACAAAGACCAAGAAAGGCCTGAGCAGCTTCCTAGATGCCGCCCGCTGGAACCGGGGAGAGCCCCAGG CCCCAGATTTTCGACACCTGAAGGTCGAGGTTGATG CTGAGAAGCCGGGCCTTACAGAACGTAAGGGAGGTCAGGGGGCGCCTTCCCGGGACCGGAATCTCGGAGGCCCTGGGCAGGACAGCCCTGGAGTTTCTCTGCACCCTCTGTCTGGGGACAGCCCTGACCGGGAGCCAG GTGTTGATGCCCTCCTGGAGGTGGGGGACCCGCCCCCGCAGGGCCCAGCCAGCCTGGACACCCCAGCGCCCCCAGAGACCGCGGAGGAGGGTGCCGACACAGAGAG GCTGTCAGGGCGTCTGGGGCGCTCAGAGAGCCTGCGGGTGAGTGACCGCCGCCGGCCTTCCCGGGGCAGCCTCGGGGCTAAGGGCCGGGGTGGGGGCCGCTCCCGGAGCGACGTGGACATGGACCCCAGCTCCGCCACGGCCGTGCTTGGCCCTGCCCGACGAGCCAC CCCGGAGCCTGGAGACGAGGGGGAGCCGGGCCGTTCGGGACTAGAGCTGGAACCGGAGGAGCCGCCTGGCTGGCGAGAGCTTGTCCCCCAGGACATTCTGCACAGCCTGCCTAGGAGCCAGGTGAAGCGGCAGGAGGTCATCAGCG AGCTCCTGGTGACGGAGGCGGCCCATGTGCGCATGCTCCGCGTGCTCCACGACCTCTTCTATCAGCCCATGGCAGAGGGGGGCTACTTCTCCCAGCAGGAGCTCCAGACCATCTTCCCCAGCCTGGACGAGCTCATCGAGGTGCATT CCCTATTCCTTGATTGCCTGATGAAGCGGAGGCAGGACAGTGGCTACCTCGTCGAGGAGATCGGAGATGTGCTGCTGGCCCGG TTCGATGGTGCCGAGGGCTCGTGGTTCCAGAAGATCTCCTCCCGCTTCTGCAGCCGCCAGTCATTCGCCTTAGAGCAGCTCAAAAGCAAACAGCGCAAGGAACCCCGGTTCTGTACCTTCGTGcag GAAGCCGAGAGCCGGCCCCGGTGCCGCCGGCTGCAGCTCAAGGACATGATCCCCACGGAGATGCAGCGTCTGACCAAGTACCCGCTGCTTCTGCAGAGCATCGCGCAGAATACAG AAGAGTCAGCGGAACGGGAGAAAGTGGAGCGGGCAGCCGAGTGTTGCCGGGAAATTCTGCAACACGTCAACTATGCCGTTCGGGACATGGAGGACCTGCTG CGGCTCAAGGATTATCAGAGGCGCCTGGATTTGACCCACCTGCGGCAGAGCAATGACCCCATGCTGAGCGAATTCAAG AACTTAGACATCACCAGGAAGAGGCTGATCCACGAGGGCCCACTGACGTGGAGGGTGACGAAGGACAAGGCTGTGG AGGTGCACGTGCTGCTGCTGgatgacctgctgctgctgcttcagcgCCAGGACGACCGGTTCTTGCTTAAGTCGCACAGCCGGACGCTGACGCCCACGCCCGACGGCAAGACCATGCTGCGGCCGGTGCTGCGGCTCACCTCCGCCATGACCCGCGAGGTGGCCACCG ATCACAAAGCCTTCTATGTCATTTTTACCTGGGACCATGAGGCCCAGATATACGAGCTGGTGGCGCAGACAGTGTCCGAGAGGAGGAT CTGGTGTACCATCATCACCGAGACTGCTGGATGCCTGAAggtccccgcccccacctcccgaCCAAAACACCGGCCCGGCCCCAGCAG CACCCGTGAACCCCTGCTTAGCAGCTCCGAAAACGGCAATGGCAGCCGAGAGATGCCCCCAGTGGATG GCCGGATGGAGAGACTCTTCAACTCCCTCCTGCCCTTCTGCAGACAAGGCCTTGAGGGCCAGCTCGCTGCCAAGGCCCTTCAGAAAG TGCTGACCCTGAAACAGCTCCTGTTGCCTTCGGAGGAAGACAGCGGGGCAGGACCTCCCCTCGAGGGGGATGGGGTCCCAGGGGGCGGTCCCTCAAGCCCAACGCAGCATCAGGAAATTCGGGAGGAGCTGCTCAGCCTGGAGGAGACCATTAAGCAGCTGGAG gaggtggaggaggagttTTGCCGCCTGAGACTCCTCCTGTCTCAGCTTGGGGAGAACAGCGTCCCCCAGTCTGGCTGTACCTGA
- the ARHGEF1 gene encoding rho guanine nucleotide exchange factor 1 isoform X3 encodes MEAEDGARGAPPGPPRPGLVPVSIIGAEDEDFEIELKTNPEEQNNQFQNLDQVKRRPAHLMALLQHVAMQFEPGPLLCCLHADMLGSLGPKEFKKAFIDFYHSFLDKHSILRVMVPPSVAFELDRTRPDLFPEDLQRQFVQEVVQSQQVAVVRQLEDFRSKKLMGMTPWEQELAQLGAWVARDRASYEARERHLAERQLTHLEEMQHTISNDEEKSAAVVNAISLYMRHLGVRTKSGDKKSGRNFFRKKMIGNRRSDEPTKTKKGLSSFLDAARWNRGEPQAPDFRHLKVEVDAEKPGLTERKGGQGAPSRDRNLGGPGQDSPGVSLHPLSGDSPDREPGVDALLEVGDPPPQGPASLDTPAPPETAEEGADTERLSGRLGRSESLRVSDRRRPSRGSLGAKGRGGGRSRSDVDMDPSSATAVLGPARRATPEPGDEGEPGRSGLELEPEEPPGWRELVPQDILHSLPRSQVKRQEVISELLVTEAAHVRMLRVLHDLFYQPMAEGGYFSQQELQTIFPSLDELIEVHSLFLDCLMKRRQDSGYLVEEIGDVLLARFDGAEGSWFQKISSRFCSRQSFALEQLKSKQRKEPRFCTFVQEAESRPRCRRLQLKDMIPTEMQRLTKYPLLLQSIAQNTEESAEREKVERAAECCREILQHVNYAVRDMEDLLRLKDYQRRLDLTHLRQSNDPMLSEFKNLDITRKRLIHEGPLTWRVTKDKAVEVHVLLLDDLLLLLQRQDDRFLLKSHSRTLTPTPDGKTMLRPVLRLTSAMTREVATDHKAFYVIFTWDHEAQIYELVAQTVSERRIWCTIITETAGCLKVPAPTSRPKHRPGPSSADPETAPVAFGGRQRGRTSPRGGWGPRGRSLKPNAASGNSGGAAQPGGDH; translated from the exons CTCTGCTGCCTGCATGCGGACATGCTCGGCTCCCTGGGCCCCAAGGAGTTCAAGAAGGCCTTCATCGACTTCTACCACAGCTTCCTGGATAAGCACTCG ATTCTACGAGTGATGGTCCCTCCCTCCGTGGCCTTTGAACTTG ACCGCACGCGGCCTGACCTCTTCCCTGAGGACCTCCAGCGACAGTTCGTGCAGGAGGTGGTGCAGAGCCAGCAGGTAGCCGTGGTCCGGCAGCTGGAGGACTTTCGCTCCAAGAAGCTCATGGGCATGACACCCTGGGAGCAGGAGCTGGCCCAGCTGGGGGCCTGGGTGGCGCGGGACCGTGCCAGCTATGAGGCCCGGGAGCGGCACCTGGCTGAGCGGCAACTGACCCACCTGGAGGAGATGCA GCACACCATCTCTAATGATGAGGAGAAGAG TGCTGCTGTGGTCAATGCCATCAGCCTGTACATGCGGCACCTTGGGGTGCGGACCAAGAGTGGGGACAAGAAGTCCGGGAGGAATTTCTTTCGGAAAAAG ATGATAGGGAACCGGCGGTCAGATGAACCGACAAAGACCAAGAAAGGCCTGAGCAGCTTCCTAGATGCCGCCCGCTGGAACCGGGGAGAGCCCCAGG CCCCAGATTTTCGACACCTGAAGGTCGAGGTTGATG CTGAGAAGCCGGGCCTTACAGAACGTAAGGGAGGTCAGGGGGCGCCTTCCCGGGACCGGAATCTCGGAGGCCCTGGGCAGGACAGCCCTGGAGTTTCTCTGCACCCTCTGTCTGGGGACAGCCCTGACCGGGAGCCAG GTGTTGATGCCCTCCTGGAGGTGGGGGACCCGCCCCCGCAGGGCCCAGCCAGCCTGGACACCCCAGCGCCCCCAGAGACCGCGGAGGAGGGTGCCGACACAGAGAG GCTGTCAGGGCGTCTGGGGCGCTCAGAGAGCCTGCGGGTGAGTGACCGCCGCCGGCCTTCCCGGGGCAGCCTCGGGGCTAAGGGCCGGGGTGGGGGCCGCTCCCGGAGCGACGTGGACATGGACCCCAGCTCCGCCACGGCCGTGCTTGGCCCTGCCCGACGAGCCAC CCCGGAGCCTGGAGACGAGGGGGAGCCGGGCCGTTCGGGACTAGAGCTGGAACCGGAGGAGCCGCCTGGCTGGCGAGAGCTTGTCCCCCAGGACATTCTGCACAGCCTGCCTAGGAGCCAGGTGAAGCGGCAGGAGGTCATCAGCG AGCTCCTGGTGACGGAGGCGGCCCATGTGCGCATGCTCCGCGTGCTCCACGACCTCTTCTATCAGCCCATGGCAGAGGGGGGCTACTTCTCCCAGCAGGAGCTCCAGACCATCTTCCCCAGCCTGGACGAGCTCATCGAGGTGCATT CCCTATTCCTTGATTGCCTGATGAAGCGGAGGCAGGACAGTGGCTACCTCGTCGAGGAGATCGGAGATGTGCTGCTGGCCCGG TTCGATGGTGCCGAGGGCTCGTGGTTCCAGAAGATCTCCTCCCGCTTCTGCAGCCGCCAGTCATTCGCCTTAGAGCAGCTCAAAAGCAAACAGCGCAAGGAACCCCGGTTCTGTACCTTCGTGcag GAAGCCGAGAGCCGGCCCCGGTGCCGCCGGCTGCAGCTCAAGGACATGATCCCCACGGAGATGCAGCGTCTGACCAAGTACCCGCTGCTTCTGCAGAGCATCGCGCAGAATACAG AAGAGTCAGCGGAACGGGAGAAAGTGGAGCGGGCAGCCGAGTGTTGCCGGGAAATTCTGCAACACGTCAACTATGCCGTTCGGGACATGGAGGACCTGCTG CGGCTCAAGGATTATCAGAGGCGCCTGGATTTGACCCACCTGCGGCAGAGCAATGACCCCATGCTGAGCGAATTCAAG AACTTAGACATCACCAGGAAGAGGCTGATCCACGAGGGCCCACTGACGTGGAGGGTGACGAAGGACAAGGCTGTGG AGGTGCACGTGCTGCTGCTGgatgacctgctgctgctgcttcagcgCCAGGACGACCGGTTCTTGCTTAAGTCGCACAGCCGGACGCTGACGCCCACGCCCGACGGCAAGACCATGCTGCGGCCGGTGCTGCGGCTCACCTCCGCCATGACCCGCGAGGTGGCCACCG ATCACAAAGCCTTCTATGTCATTTTTACCTGGGACCATGAGGCCCAGATATACGAGCTGGTGGCGCAGACAGTGTCCGAGAGGAGGAT CTGGTGTACCATCATCACCGAGACTGCTGGATGCCTGAAggtccccgcccccacctcccgaCCAAAACACCGGCCCGGCCCCAGCAG TGCTGACCCTGAAACAGCTCCTGTTGCCTTCGGAGGAAGACAGCGGGGCAGGACCTCCCCTCGAGGGGGATGGGGTCCCAGGGGGCGGTCCCTCAAGCCCAACGCAGCATCAGGAAATTCGGGAGGAGCTGCTCAGCCTGGAGGAGACCATTAA
- the ARHGEF1 gene encoding rho guanine nucleotide exchange factor 1 isoform X2 gives MEAEDGARGAPPGPPRPGLVPVSIIGAEDEDFEIELKTNPEEQNNQFQNLDQVKRRPAHLMALLQHVAMQFEPGPLLCCLHADMLGSLGPKEFKKAFIDFYHSFLDKHSILRVMVPPSVAFELDRTRPDLFPEDLQRQFVQEVVQSQQVAVVRQLEDFRSKKLMGMTPWEQELAQLGAWVARDRASYEARERHLAERQLTHLEEMQHTISNDEEKSAAVVNAISLYMRHLGVRTKSGDKKSGRNFFRKKMIGNRRSDEPTKTKKGLSSFLDAARWNRGEPQAPDFRHLKVEVDAEKPGLTERKGGQGAPSRDRNLGGPGQDSPGVSLHPLSGDSPDREPGVDALLEVGDPPPQGPASLDTPAPPETAEEGADTESPEPGDEGEPGRSGLELEPEEPPGWRELVPQDILHSLPRSQVKRQEVISELLVTEAAHVRMLRVLHDLFYQPMAEGGYFSQQELQTIFPSLDELIEVHSLFLDCLMKRRQDSGYLVEEIGDVLLARFDGAEGSWFQKISSRFCSRQSFALEQLKSKQRKEPRFCTFVQEAESRPRCRRLQLKDMIPTEMQRLTKYPLLLQSIAQNTEESAEREKVERAAECCREILQHVNYAVRDMEDLLRLKDYQRRLDLTHLRQSNDPMLSEFKNLDITRKRLIHEGPLTWRVTKDKAVEVHVLLLDDLLLLLQRQDDRFLLKSHSRTLTPTPDGKTMLRPVLRLTSAMTREVATDHKAFYVIFTWDHEAQIYELVAQTVSERRIWCTIITETAGCLKVPAPTSRPKHRPGPSSTREPLLSSSENGNGSREMPPVDGRMERLFNSLLPFCRQGLEGQLAAKALQKVLTLKQLLLPSEEDSGAGPPLEGDGVPGGGPSSPTQHQEIREELLSLEETIKQLEEVEEEFCRLRLLLSQLGENSVPQSGCT, from the exons CTCTGCTGCCTGCATGCGGACATGCTCGGCTCCCTGGGCCCCAAGGAGTTCAAGAAGGCCTTCATCGACTTCTACCACAGCTTCCTGGATAAGCACTCG ATTCTACGAGTGATGGTCCCTCCCTCCGTGGCCTTTGAACTTG ACCGCACGCGGCCTGACCTCTTCCCTGAGGACCTCCAGCGACAGTTCGTGCAGGAGGTGGTGCAGAGCCAGCAGGTAGCCGTGGTCCGGCAGCTGGAGGACTTTCGCTCCAAGAAGCTCATGGGCATGACACCCTGGGAGCAGGAGCTGGCCCAGCTGGGGGCCTGGGTGGCGCGGGACCGTGCCAGCTATGAGGCCCGGGAGCGGCACCTGGCTGAGCGGCAACTGACCCACCTGGAGGAGATGCA GCACACCATCTCTAATGATGAGGAGAAGAG TGCTGCTGTGGTCAATGCCATCAGCCTGTACATGCGGCACCTTGGGGTGCGGACCAAGAGTGGGGACAAGAAGTCCGGGAGGAATTTCTTTCGGAAAAAG ATGATAGGGAACCGGCGGTCAGATGAACCGACAAAGACCAAGAAAGGCCTGAGCAGCTTCCTAGATGCCGCCCGCTGGAACCGGGGAGAGCCCCAGG CCCCAGATTTTCGACACCTGAAGGTCGAGGTTGATG CTGAGAAGCCGGGCCTTACAGAACGTAAGGGAGGTCAGGGGGCGCCTTCCCGGGACCGGAATCTCGGAGGCCCTGGGCAGGACAGCCCTGGAGTTTCTCTGCACCCTCTGTCTGGGGACAGCCCTGACCGGGAGCCAG GTGTTGATGCCCTCCTGGAGGTGGGGGACCCGCCCCCGCAGGGCCCAGCCAGCCTGGACACCCCAGCGCCCCCAGAGACCGCGGAGGAGGGTGCCGACACAGAGAG CCCGGAGCCTGGAGACGAGGGGGAGCCGGGCCGTTCGGGACTAGAGCTGGAACCGGAGGAGCCGCCTGGCTGGCGAGAGCTTGTCCCCCAGGACATTCTGCACAGCCTGCCTAGGAGCCAGGTGAAGCGGCAGGAGGTCATCAGCG AGCTCCTGGTGACGGAGGCGGCCCATGTGCGCATGCTCCGCGTGCTCCACGACCTCTTCTATCAGCCCATGGCAGAGGGGGGCTACTTCTCCCAGCAGGAGCTCCAGACCATCTTCCCCAGCCTGGACGAGCTCATCGAGGTGCATT CCCTATTCCTTGATTGCCTGATGAAGCGGAGGCAGGACAGTGGCTACCTCGTCGAGGAGATCGGAGATGTGCTGCTGGCCCGG TTCGATGGTGCCGAGGGCTCGTGGTTCCAGAAGATCTCCTCCCGCTTCTGCAGCCGCCAGTCATTCGCCTTAGAGCAGCTCAAAAGCAAACAGCGCAAGGAACCCCGGTTCTGTACCTTCGTGcag GAAGCCGAGAGCCGGCCCCGGTGCCGCCGGCTGCAGCTCAAGGACATGATCCCCACGGAGATGCAGCGTCTGACCAAGTACCCGCTGCTTCTGCAGAGCATCGCGCAGAATACAG AAGAGTCAGCGGAACGGGAGAAAGTGGAGCGGGCAGCCGAGTGTTGCCGGGAAATTCTGCAACACGTCAACTATGCCGTTCGGGACATGGAGGACCTGCTG CGGCTCAAGGATTATCAGAGGCGCCTGGATTTGACCCACCTGCGGCAGAGCAATGACCCCATGCTGAGCGAATTCAAG AACTTAGACATCACCAGGAAGAGGCTGATCCACGAGGGCCCACTGACGTGGAGGGTGACGAAGGACAAGGCTGTGG AGGTGCACGTGCTGCTGCTGgatgacctgctgctgctgcttcagcgCCAGGACGACCGGTTCTTGCTTAAGTCGCACAGCCGGACGCTGACGCCCACGCCCGACGGCAAGACCATGCTGCGGCCGGTGCTGCGGCTCACCTCCGCCATGACCCGCGAGGTGGCCACCG ATCACAAAGCCTTCTATGTCATTTTTACCTGGGACCATGAGGCCCAGATATACGAGCTGGTGGCGCAGACAGTGTCCGAGAGGAGGAT CTGGTGTACCATCATCACCGAGACTGCTGGATGCCTGAAggtccccgcccccacctcccgaCCAAAACACCGGCCCGGCCCCAGCAG CACCCGTGAACCCCTGCTTAGCAGCTCCGAAAACGGCAATGGCAGCCGAGAGATGCCCCCAGTGGATG GCCGGATGGAGAGACTCTTCAACTCCCTCCTGCCCTTCTGCAGACAAGGCCTTGAGGGCCAGCTCGCTGCCAAGGCCCTTCAGAAAG TGCTGACCCTGAAACAGCTCCTGTTGCCTTCGGAGGAAGACAGCGGGGCAGGACCTCCCCTCGAGGGGGATGGGGTCCCAGGGGGCGGTCCCTCAAGCCCAACGCAGCATCAGGAAATTCGGGAGGAGCTGCTCAGCCTGGAGGAGACCATTAAGCAGCTGGAG gaggtggaggaggagttTTGCCGCCTGAGACTCCTCCTGTCTCAGCTTGGGGAGAACAGCGTCCCCCAGTCTGGCTGTACCTGA
- the ERFL gene encoding ETS domain-containing transcription factor ERF-like — MAQDWGREGALDQALVDKWTDRTTQAGGHGDSAQPAGVGKRTACLEVDTQTRDVEDSFAFPDWAYKPESSPGSRQIQLWHFILELLQKEEYQGVIAWQGDYGEFVIKDPDEVARLWGIRKCKPHMNYDKLSRALRYYYNKRILHKTKGKRFTYKFNFSKVVLVNYPLLDMAAATTGSPLLLTPGPFGGAPGPDAPPLTPETLQTLFSAPRLGEPGTRAPLFTPETDKLRLDSPFPFLGSGATGYSKPPGLLGHFSRAFPEHPWNFSPYLTGPFPKLPPPLYPPHFYPNPLASSLGHLPSAGAGGGPTATPLLAATGEGLGPERPAGLAVAQRLALPGAGGPEAALGGKEDSDSELEITDVSGCSSDSDGDEGLPVPPKAKAGKEGVGS, encoded by the exons ATGGCGCAGGACTGGGGACGAGAGGGGGCACTAGACCAGGCGCTGGTGGACAAGTGGACAGACCGGACGACCCAGGCAGGGGGACACGGAGACTCGGCCCAACCAGCTGGAGTGGGAAAGAGGACGGCTTGCTTGGAAGTGGACACCCAGACCAGGGATGTGGAGGACA GCTTTGCCTTCCCGGATTGGGCCTACAAGCCGGAGTCGTCCCCCGGCTCCAGGCAGATCCAGCTGTGGCACTTCATCCTGGAGCTGCTGCAGAAAGAGGAGTACCAGGGTGTCATCGCCTGGCAGGGGGACTACGGGGAGTTTGTCATCAAGGACCCCGACGAGGTGGCTCGGCTCTGGGGCATCCGGAAGTGCAAGCCCCACATGAATTATGACAAGCTGAGCCGGGCGCTGCg CTACTACTACAATAAACGGATTCTCCACAAGACCAAAGGGAAGAGGTTCACCTACAAGTTCAATTTCAGCAAAGTTGTGCTCGTCAATTACCCGTTGTTGGACATGGCGGCCGCCACCACGGGCTCCCCGCTTCTGCTGACCCCTGGTCCTTTTGGGGGAGCGCCTGGCCCAGatgctcctcccctcacccccgaA ACCCTGCAGACCCTGTTCTCTGCTCCACGCCTGGGAGAGCCGGGGACCCGGGCACCCCTTTTCACTCCCGAGACAGACAAGCTGCGTCTAGACAGCCCTTTCCCATTCCTGGGCTCCG GTGCCACCGGCTACTCCAAGCCCCCTGGCCTGCTGGGACACTTCAGCCGCGCCTTCCCTGAGCACCCCTGGAACTTCAGCCCGTACCTCACTGGCCCCTTCCCCAAGCTGCCCCCGCCTCTCTACCCACCACACTTCTACCCCAACCCCCTGGCCAGTTCCCTGGGCCACCTGCCCTCggcaggggcagggggcggcCCCACTGCCACGCCCCTGCTGGCCGCCACAGGGGAGGGCCTGGGCCCGGAGCGCCCCGCGGGCCTGGCCGTGGCCCAGCGCCTGGCGCTCCCGGGGGCCGGGGGTCCAGAGGCTGCGCTGGGTGGGAAGGAGGACAGCGACTCGGAGCTGGAGATTACCGACGTCAGTGGCTGCAGCTCTGACAGTGACGGTGACGAGGGCCTCCCCGTGCCCCCCAAGGCCAAGGCGGGCAAAGAGGGGGTCGGCAGCTGA